In Bacteroidales bacterium, a single window of DNA contains:
- a CDS encoding gliding motility-associated C-terminal domain-containing protein, with translation FSPNKDLLNEGFIPQGYRIDPSNFTMLIFNRWGELIYKTNDLYKPWNGRYNNTGDLVQVGVYVYRVVVKEIDGPKHEFIGRVSVIK, from the coding sequence ATTCAGTCCGAATAAAGATTTGCTGAATGAAGGATTCATTCCGCAAGGATACCGTATTGACCCAAGCAACTTCACGATGCTCATCTTTAACCGCTGGGGAGAATTGATTTACAAAACCAATGATTTATATAAACCATGGAATGGAAGGTACAATAACACAGGCGATTTGGTGCAGGTAGGTGTTTATGTTTACAGAGTTGTCGTAAAAGAAATTGATGGACCAAAGCATGAATTTATCGGAAGGGTGAGTGTTATTAAAT